One genomic window of Choristoneura fumiferana chromosome 14, NRCan_CFum_1, whole genome shotgun sequence includes the following:
- the LOC141434956 gene encoding uncharacterized protein codes for MPTKSQAAIFREATRAITQLREISMAVLKQDTKYTMADFTARYAKVEEHKFKLEEVYHAILDAKDLTSDVEAAYTKAYDTSVADYNQILVANAELQLKSAHLENTLPSTSTTPTAVLPKIALPKFSSKIEDWPSFIAIFRSLTDDMATISDAVKLHYLLSCLTGEARSMVSHLQLTNDNFTVAMDILTRRYENRRVLIDRFVDIIMGLPQIHARSDIRTLFLTPLISAQSALNNLDLPMKDCDYVFVSIVVRKLKGELRTLFERKYGNLQTLPTLNDLILFLEEHARCVETEWSSPASPQVSPQPRQYRRQSPVTPPRPPRLVSPHIKKHVPWPQLGLARSTSVRPQLNTDQFIQLNPQLVTSQRVTMHPARTAVTKGTSSSPAHGTTTSLPKAAGISFRLAIGVSAAWVPIMRTSASPRELAKSVEVINTTHHFIAPVLHLQLIQPLIIYLRISGHGPDSARPMSPNTIRPTPHT; via the coding sequence ATGCCGACCAAATCTCAAGCCGCTATTTTCCGTGAGGCAACAAGAGCCATCACTCAGCTCAGGGAAATTTCAATGGCGGTGCTTAAGCAAGACACAAAATATACAATGGCTGACTTCACCGCGAGGTACGCCAAGGTGGAGGAGCATAAGTTTAAATTGGAGGAAGTGTACCACGCCATATTGGACGCAAAAGATCTGACCAGTGACGTAGAGGCGGCGTACACTAAGGCTTACGATACGTCGGTTGCGGACTACAACCAAATACTTGTGGCTAACGCCGAACTCCAGCTCAAGTCAGCCCATTTGGAGAATACACTCCCCTCCACCTCAACCACACCTACAGCCGTTCTGCCTAAAATTGCGCTCCCCAAATTCAGCTCAAAAATAGAGGATTGGCCCTCCTTCATAGCCATCTTCAGAAGTCTCACTGATGACATGGCCACAATATCGGATGCAGTTAAACTCCACTATCTATTATCGTGTCTTACAGGTGAGGCACGGAGCATGGTGTCTCACCTCCAGCTCACCAATGACAATTTCACCGTGGCCATGGACATCCTCACCCGACGGTATGAAAATCGACGCGTCCTGATCGACCGATTTGTCGACATAATCATGGGCTTACCACAAATTCACGCGCGTTCAGATATCCGCACATTATTTCTAACTCCGCTAATTTCAGCACAATCCGCCCTGAACAATCTTGATCTGCCCATGAAGGATTGCGACTACGTGTTCGTGTCAATAGTCGTAAGAAAACTCAAGGGTGAGCTCCGGACCCTTTTTGAGCGCAAATACGGCAACCTTCAAACTCTGCCCACCCTCAACGACTTAATCCTATTCTTAGAGGAACACGCGCGTTGTGTCGAGACCGAGTGGTCTAGCCCAGCTTCCCCGCAAGTCAGCCCACAGCCTCGTCAATACCGCAGGCAATCCCCAGTCACTCCTCCCCGACCCCCCCGGCTCGTCAGCCCACATATAAAGAAACACGTCCCATGGCCCCAGTTAGGACTCGCCCGGAGTACCTCGGTCCGTCCCCAGCTCAACACAGACCAGTTTATTCAGCTCAACCCTCAACTCGTGACGTCACAGCGGGTAACAATGCACCCTGCCCGTACTGCCGTGACAAAGGGCACAAGCTCATCGCCTGCCCACGGTACAACGACCAGCCTACCCAAGGCCGCTGGGATTTCATTCAGGCTCGCAATCGGTGTCAGCGCTGCCTGGGTCCCCATTATGAGAACGAGTGCAAGTCCACGCGAGCTTGCAAAGAGTGTGGAAGTGATAAACACCACACATCACTTCATCGCCCCGGTGCTCCATCTCCAACTCATTCAGCCGCTCATCATCTACCTTCGCATCTCAGGGCACGGCCCAGACAGCGCCCGACCCATGAGTCCCAACACTATTCGGCCCACGCCTCACACATGA